Proteins from a genomic interval of Symmachiella macrocystis:
- the ptsP gene encoding phosphoenolpyruvate--protein phosphotransferase, producing MEIKRGIAVSPGVVPGPALVLGTEDFRIPRRFVSVNVVDIEVARFRSAIDSVCTEISENERLASERLGAQYGAIFTAHLNLARDPKLREEIEELIRERTYAPEFASSRVLRRYAKLFQNLGNQYMAERAVDIFDLEKRLLRHLLGTEREELAHITEPVIVLATNLTPSETASLNPEFVLGFATEVGGHTSHTAILAGALEIPAVVGVGPFLSDVSGGDTIIIDGNHGEVIIDPDEPTLKRYRVTRDRIKTANQKLELLGQLESKTADGVPIKLYGNIEFPEEVDHCIKRGAEGVGLYRTEFLYLKGDLEPSEEDHYNAYRRVVDPIPSLPVVVRTLDLGAEKFPHSLEDLAEVSPNPVLGLRSVRFTLRNLGLFKTQLRAILRAAVHGDIRIMFPLVTSVLELRQAKMILGDVMEDLEEEGIPFCRDIQVGMMVEVPSAALLADRFAEEVDFFSIGTNDLIQYTLAVDRANPTVADLYSAADPSILRLIRMVVAAAAKKDTPVVVCGQMSGDPLYTAVLIGMGIREMSATPFSLPIIKQVIRSITIPQAEEIAAHADTLDVARDVENYLRGELKKISPDEFS from the coding sequence ATGGAAATAAAGCGCGGAATCGCCGTATCTCCTGGAGTTGTTCCAGGACCGGCCTTGGTATTAGGAACGGAAGATTTCCGGATACCGCGGCGATTCGTCAGCGTGAATGTGGTCGATATCGAGGTGGCTCGCTTTCGGTCGGCTATCGATTCGGTATGCACCGAGATTTCCGAAAACGAGCGTCTGGCATCTGAGCGTCTCGGCGCCCAATATGGCGCGATTTTTACCGCACACTTGAATCTGGCCCGCGACCCCAAGCTCCGCGAAGAAATCGAGGAGTTGATCCGCGAACGGACCTATGCCCCGGAGTTCGCCTCCAGTCGCGTCCTGCGACGCTACGCCAAGCTGTTTCAGAATCTCGGCAATCAGTATATGGCCGAGCGAGCGGTCGATATTTTCGACCTCGAAAAACGGCTGTTGCGGCATCTGTTGGGAACCGAAAGGGAAGAGTTAGCGCACATTACCGAGCCGGTGATTGTCCTAGCGACCAATTTAACGCCCAGCGAGACGGCCAGTCTGAATCCCGAATTCGTGTTGGGTTTCGCCACAGAAGTCGGCGGCCACACGAGCCACACAGCGATTCTGGCCGGAGCTTTAGAAATCCCCGCCGTCGTGGGAGTCGGTCCATTTTTGAGCGATGTCTCCGGGGGAGACACGATCATCATTGATGGGAATCACGGCGAAGTGATCATCGATCCGGATGAGCCGACCCTCAAACGATATCGTGTCACACGGGATCGGATCAAAACGGCCAACCAAAAATTGGAACTCTTGGGCCAACTGGAATCGAAGACGGCTGACGGCGTTCCCATCAAATTGTATGGCAATATCGAATTCCCCGAAGAGGTCGACCACTGCATCAAGCGGGGGGCTGAGGGAGTCGGGCTGTACCGCACAGAATTTCTGTATTTGAAAGGTGACCTGGAACCGAGTGAAGAGGATCACTACAACGCATATCGTCGTGTGGTCGATCCGATTCCGTCGCTACCGGTTGTGGTCCGCACGCTGGATTTGGGGGCGGAGAAGTTCCCGCACTCGCTGGAGGATTTAGCGGAAGTCAGTCCCAATCCAGTACTTGGGTTGCGGAGCGTTCGGTTCACTTTGCGGAATTTGGGATTGTTCAAAACCCAACTGCGCGCTATCTTGCGAGCCGCCGTCCATGGCGATATCCGGATCATGTTTCCCTTGGTCACTTCGGTGCTGGAGTTGCGGCAAGCGAAGATGATCCTCGGGGATGTCATGGAGGATCTCGAGGAGGAAGGGATCCCGTTTTGTCGAGATATTCAAGTCGGCATGATGGTGGAAGTCCCGTCGGCCGCTTTGTTGGCCGACCGGTTCGCTGAGGAGGTCGATTTCTTTTCGATCGGCACCAACGATTTAATTCAATACACATTGGCGGTGGATCGGGCCAATCCGACCGTCGCAGATCTTTACAGTGCAGCAGATCCATCTATCCTGCGGCTGATCCGCATGGTGGTCGCAGCTGCTGCAAAAAAGGATACTCCGGTTGTTGTATGCGGGCAAATGAGCGGCGACCCATTGTATACGGCTGTGTTGATCGGCATGGGGATCCGCGAGATGAGTGCGACCCCGTTTTCGCTTCCGATTATTAAGCAGGTCATCCGCAGCATTACGATTCCACAGGCCGAGGAAATTGCCGCTCATGCGGATACCTTGGATGTGGCCCGTGATGTCGAAAACTATTTACGAGGTGAGTTGAAGAAAATATCGCCGGACGAATTTTCCTGA
- a CDS encoding HPr family phosphocarrier protein — MSTPSACTREVTVNLENGLHMSPSAQLVQTAQAFGCDITIRKGDRTVDSKSMLDVLTLAAEKGTTLVLEANGDGAQEAIDALDQLFRTNFAAS; from the coding sequence ATGAGTACACCATCTGCTTGCACTCGTGAAGTGACCGTTAACCTGGAAAACGGGTTGCATATGAGTCCCTCGGCTCAACTTGTGCAAACCGCCCAGGCCTTTGGTTGCGATATTACGATCCGCAAGGGAGACAGAACGGTGGACAGCAAAAGCATGTTGGATGTGTTGACTTTGGCTGCGGAAAAAGGCACGACGTTGGTGCTCGAGGCAAATGGAGACGGTGCGCAGGAAGCAATTGACGCGTTAGATCAATTGTTCAGAACAAATTTTGCCGCGAGTTGA
- a CDS encoding PTS sugar transporter subunit IIA, whose amino-acid sequence MKLSDFVVSEAILPDMQSTSKEDAIRTMVSSLGTTGAIQAEDQESIVAAILKREELGSTGIGNGVAVPHTKHPSVDRLVATIAIAQDGVDFASLDGESVYILFLLVSPPDRPGDHLRALESISRHLRNQNFCSFLRQSKTGEAIVELLDEADNDQL is encoded by the coding sequence ATGAAGTTGTCGGACTTCGTGGTTTCAGAGGCGATTCTACCGGATATGCAATCGACGTCCAAAGAGGACGCGATTCGCACGATGGTCAGCAGCCTGGGAACGACGGGCGCTATTCAGGCGGAAGATCAAGAGAGTATTGTTGCGGCCATTTTGAAACGTGAGGAGTTAGGCTCCACCGGGATTGGTAATGGAGTCGCTGTTCCTCACACGAAACACCCGTCTGTCGATCGACTTGTGGCGACAATCGCCATTGCTCAGGATGGTGTGGACTTTGCGAGTCTGGACGGTGAATCCGTCTATATTCTATTCTTGCTGGTTTCACCGCCCGACCGTCCTGGTGATCACTTGCGAGCATTGGAAAGCATTTCTCGTCATTTGCGCAACCAGAATTTCTGTAGCTTTCTACGGCAGTCCAAAACGGGCGAAGCAATCGTGGAATTGTTGGACGAAGCGGACAACGACCAACTCTAG
- the hpf gene encoding ribosome hibernation-promoting factor, HPF/YfiA family — MVCDRHPAGTNGQSAVNWQDAEIEEYCAVQVAITSRHGELHQDDHEYIAQKSEKLLTFFERVTAIGVTVDFEGKDRVKVEILVDAEHKHNFVASDAGASARATFDVTLHKMEQQVRKYKEKLQDHRRTPPMNEVVQSEEPDVDEESAD, encoded by the coding sequence ATGGTTTGTGACCGGCATCCCGCGGGGACGAATGGCCAGTCGGCAGTCAATTGGCAAGACGCTGAGATTGAGGAGTATTGTGCGGTGCAAGTTGCGATCACGAGTCGCCACGGTGAATTACATCAAGACGACCATGAATACATTGCTCAAAAGTCCGAGAAGCTGTTGACCTTTTTTGAGCGGGTCACGGCGATTGGTGTGACCGTTGATTTTGAAGGCAAGGATCGCGTGAAGGTCGAGATCCTTGTTGATGCTGAACATAAGCATAACTTTGTCGCTAGCGACGCGGGCGCATCCGCGCGGGCGACGTTCGACGTGACATTGCACAAGATGGAACAGCAAGTCAGGAAATACAAGGAAAAACTTCAGGATCATCGCCGCACACCCCCGATGAATGAGGTCGTGCAGTCTGAAGAGCCGGACGTTGATGAAGAATCGGCGGATTGA
- the rpsR gene encoding 30S ribosomal protein S18: protein MISNGRGGPPRKRRRKARLKRKLKCRFCPDGCDRSPRPVYVDYKDLRTLKMMLSRDGHILGRKRSGTCAKYQHAVRRAVHRARFIGLLPFVNREHP from the coding sequence ATGATTTCTAATGGAAGGGGCGGCCCCCCCAGAAAACGGCGCAGAAAGGCACGGCTGAAGAGAAAGCTGAAATGCCGTTTTTGTCCCGATGGTTGTGATCGCTCACCCCGACCGGTGTACGTCGACTACAAGGACCTGCGCACCTTGAAGATGATGCTCAGCCGCGACGGGCACATCTTGGGCCGCAAACGTTCCGGTACCTGTGCCAAATATCAGCACGCTGTGCGTCGTGCCGTGCATCGCGCACGCTTTATCGGTCTGCTCCCCTTCGTCAATCGCGAGCACCCGTAA
- a CDS encoding HEAT repeat domain-containing protein, with translation MKWFTLCGAIGIALFSSSTTNAGWFSGHGDAKSCDCTMTCQPECCQPVVYRPACPTKFNYQRSCCKPVCCTQTAPLCCAPQSCCAPQMGCGNTTCCDDNVHLIAHYIQKSQTACYARQRRRAIDKLGDKFSCACNPEIMCALTYALNDSDHRVRGEAADEIGDQLRKNPCCCNQQVICALTQALGDCNRRVRREAEEALRVAGYKVEDCCANTCCTACAPACGTNYGPAYSPEMAPAPVDDGTPPPAPPADDTVSSKVRTSFVRLATLFR, from the coding sequence ATGAAATGGTTCACTCTCTGTGGAGCGATTGGCATCGCCCTGTTTTCAAGCAGCACCACAAACGCCGGATGGTTCTCTGGTCATGGAGACGCGAAAAGCTGTGATTGCACAATGACTTGCCAACCGGAATGTTGCCAGCCGGTGGTTTATCGCCCGGCCTGTCCCACGAAATTCAATTATCAGCGCTCGTGTTGCAAACCGGTCTGCTGCACGCAGACTGCTCCCCTTTGCTGCGCTCCGCAATCTTGTTGCGCACCGCAAATGGGCTGTGGCAATACGACCTGCTGCGACGATAACGTGCACCTGATCGCGCATTACATTCAGAAATCGCAAACGGCCTGTTACGCACGGCAGCGTCGGCGGGCGATCGACAAGTTGGGCGACAAGTTCAGCTGCGCGTGCAATCCAGAAATCATGTGCGCCTTGACCTATGCCTTAAACGACAGCGATCACCGAGTGCGGGGTGAGGCGGCTGACGAAATTGGCGATCAACTTCGCAAGAATCCTTGCTGCTGCAACCAACAGGTTATCTGTGCGTTGACGCAAGCTTTGGGAGACTGTAATCGCCGCGTACGCCGCGAAGCGGAAGAGGCCTTGCGTGTCGCAGGATACAAGGTCGAGGACTGCTGTGCCAATACTTGCTGCACAGCCTGTGCACCGGCCTGTGGAACGAACTACGGACCGGCTTACAGCCCGGAAATGGCACCGGCTCCGGTGGATGACGGCACCCCGCCGCCAGCTCCCCCGGCGGACGATACGGTGAGCAGCAAAGTACGGACCAGTTTCGTGCGTTTGGCCACTCTGTTTCGCTAG
- a CDS encoding phosphoribosylformylglycinamidine synthase subunit PurQ, which produces MAQPKVCVLRAPGTNCDVETAFAFATAGGDAQRVHLFQLLESPSLLNEYQVLCIPGGFSYGDDVGAGVIFAGQLRVKLGEILGEFLAADKLVLGICNGFQVLLKAGILPGGSETWQPGADRVPTATLTWNDNGKYTARWVTLGCQGSNSVFLQGIDEIDLPIAHAEGRIVVRDPATVENWLEHGQVALCYREPAMATTAVGELTATAVSFPANPNGSGGNIAGLSDPTGRVLGLMPHPERFIHGTQHPQWTRRPQVDDGDGIQLFRNAIAYFD; this is translated from the coding sequence ATGGCCCAACCGAAAGTCTGTGTTCTCCGCGCGCCTGGAACGAATTGCGACGTCGAAACGGCGTTCGCCTTTGCCACAGCTGGCGGTGACGCACAACGGGTGCACCTGTTTCAGCTGCTGGAGTCACCGTCGTTACTCAACGAGTATCAGGTGCTGTGTATTCCCGGCGGGTTTAGCTACGGCGACGATGTGGGAGCCGGTGTGATTTTCGCCGGGCAATTGCGGGTGAAGTTGGGTGAGATTTTGGGCGAGTTTCTAGCGGCCGACAAATTGGTGCTCGGCATCTGCAACGGCTTTCAGGTCTTACTCAAAGCGGGCATTCTGCCCGGCGGCAGCGAGACATGGCAGCCCGGTGCGGACCGCGTTCCGACAGCGACGCTGACTTGGAACGACAACGGAAAATACACCGCCCGCTGGGTGACGTTGGGTTGCCAAGGCAGTAACAGCGTCTTCTTGCAGGGCATCGACGAAATCGACCTGCCGATTGCCCACGCCGAGGGACGTATCGTCGTCCGCGATCCGGCGACGGTGGAGAATTGGTTAGAGCACGGCCAAGTGGCGCTTTGTTATCGCGAACCGGCGATGGCCACCACTGCTGTCGGCGAATTGACAGCGACCGCCGTTTCCTTCCCTGCCAATCCCAACGGCTCGGGCGGTAACATCGCCGGGCTGAGCGATCCGACTGGCCGCGTGTTAGGGTTGATGCCGCATCCCGAACGCTTCATTCACGGCACGCAACACCCGCAATGGACGCGTCGCCCGCAAGTGGATGACGGCGACGGCATTCAATTGTTTCGCAATGCGATCGCCTATTTCGACTAG
- a CDS encoding purple acid phosphatase family protein: MSERRRRIVITAITGTFLAIAVYATQPKPSDAEYRATVLPDRIILSWTQDPATTQAVTWRTDTSVRQSFAQIAVAEDGPGFEQHAAQVSATVVPIISDLGKYHYHSAEFTGLTPKTTYAYRLGDGENWSAWNNFRTAAAEAEPFSFVYFGDAQKRIHSHWSRLLRTAYSAAPHARFFMHAGDLVDRQGRDSDWGEWHEAAGWVNAVTPSLAVPGNHEYEHGVGRTTKQLSVFWQPQFQFPPNGPPGLEDTTYWLDYQGVRFIVLNSNERIEEQAVWLEKVLADNPHQWTIVMHHHPLYSVSFDSDNNAHLRKAWQPLYDKYGVDLVLQGHDHCYGRTSLRGYQDKSSGAGTVVSAGTVYVVSVSGPKMRRVGKLGFSSSAEGIQLFQVITIDHDYLKYESRTAVGRLHDAFTLRKREGQTNELIESLAPGERTAAEPANFD, encoded by the coding sequence ATGAGCGAGAGACGGCGCAGGATTGTCATCACTGCCATCACCGGAACTTTTCTGGCGATTGCGGTCTACGCCACGCAGCCGAAACCTTCGGATGCCGAGTACCGTGCCACCGTACTCCCCGACAGAATTATTCTTTCTTGGACGCAAGACCCGGCCACCACCCAGGCGGTCACTTGGCGAACCGACACATCGGTCCGTCAATCGTTTGCACAGATCGCCGTTGCCGAGGATGGACCGGGATTTGAGCAGCATGCTGCGCAAGTCTCGGCGACCGTTGTACCGATTATCAGCGACTTGGGGAAATACCATTACCACTCCGCCGAATTCACCGGTTTAACTCCCAAGACCACATACGCCTATCGCTTGGGGGATGGCGAAAACTGGAGCGCTTGGAATAATTTTCGCACCGCTGCAGCGGAGGCTGAACCGTTTAGCTTTGTTTATTTCGGCGACGCGCAAAAACGGATCCATTCGCATTGGTCGAGATTGTTGAGAACTGCCTATTCGGCCGCTCCGCACGCCCGGTTTTTTATGCACGCGGGCGACTTAGTTGATCGGCAAGGGCGCGACTCGGATTGGGGCGAATGGCACGAGGCGGCCGGCTGGGTGAATGCCGTCACTCCCTCCTTGGCTGTGCCGGGAAACCATGAATATGAGCATGGAGTCGGCCGCACGACCAAGCAGCTCTCCGTCTTTTGGCAGCCGCAATTTCAGTTCCCCCCCAATGGCCCGCCCGGACTCGAAGACACGACCTACTGGCTGGACTACCAGGGAGTCAGGTTCATTGTCCTGAACAGCAACGAACGGATCGAGGAGCAGGCGGTCTGGTTGGAAAAAGTCCTCGCGGACAACCCGCACCAATGGACGATCGTCATGCACCATCATCCGTTGTACTCGGTCTCGTTCGATTCCGATAACAATGCGCACCTGCGAAAGGCTTGGCAGCCACTATATGACAAGTACGGCGTCGATTTGGTACTCCAAGGGCACGACCATTGTTACGGCCGTACGAGTCTCCGGGGCTACCAAGACAAATCAAGCGGCGCCGGTACTGTTGTTTCCGCGGGTACGGTGTACGTCGTTTCGGTCAGCGGTCCGAAAATGCGACGCGTCGGTAAGCTTGGTTTTTCGTCGAGCGCCGAAGGAATCCAGCTGTTTCAAGTGATCACGATTGACCACGATTATCTCAAATACGAATCGCGCACCGCTGTGGGACGACTCCACGACGCCTTCACGCTTCGCAAACGGGAGGGGCAGACGAACGAATTGATCGAAAGCTTAGCTCCCGGGGAACGGACCGCCGCGGAACCGGCAAACTTTGATTAG